The Aureispira anguillae genome contains a region encoding:
- the bioD gene encoding dethiobiotin synthase: MQPIQYFVSGIDTDIGKTVVSAILVEALEADYWKPVQAGGLEFSDTHCVQQLVSNSKSQFFEETYRLNTPASPHYAAELDGLEINFDAFKMPITSNNLIVEGAGGLFVPLNDDFLIIDLIKKLNIPVVLVAKFYLGSINHTLSSIDALQQRGIPIAGIIFNGEITESSKSYILKYSKIPNLGCIPWVEKISKKEVSKYAKTVRNLLY; encoded by the coding sequence ATGCAACCAATTCAATATTTTGTTTCGGGGATAGACACAGACATAGGGAAAACTGTTGTTTCTGCTATTTTGGTAGAAGCTTTAGAAGCTGATTATTGGAAACCTGTACAAGCTGGAGGACTAGAGTTTAGCGATACGCATTGTGTTCAACAATTAGTTAGCAACTCTAAAAGTCAGTTTTTTGAAGAAACTTATCGACTCAATACCCCTGCATCGCCACATTATGCCGCCGAATTAGATGGGCTAGAAATAAACTTTGATGCATTTAAAATGCCAATAACATCTAACAATCTAATTGTAGAAGGAGCAGGAGGACTATTTGTCCCACTTAACGACGATTTTTTGATCATTGACTTGATTAAAAAATTGAACATTCCTGTGGTCTTAGTTGCCAAATTTTATTTAGGGTCTATCAATCACACCCTAAGTTCTATTGATGCTCTACAACAAAGAGGCATTCCGATTGCAGGTATTATCTTTAATGGGGAAATAACAGAATCTTCAAAAAGTTATATTTTAAAGTATAGTAAAATCCCAAATTTAGGTTGTATTCCTTGGGTAGAAAAAATTTCTAAAAAAGAAGTGTCTAAATATGCAAAAACGGTAAGAAATTTGCTGTATTAA
- a CDS encoding sigma-70 family RNA polymerase sigma factor → MRQLKITQKITKRDSLALDKYLNEIGKISLIDSEEEAILAKKIRQGDEEALHKITRANLRFVISVAKQYQNQGLPLIDLINEGNVGLIKAAKRFDETKGFKFISYAVWWIRQSILQAIVEQARLVRLPLNKIGSNNRINEAYHSFMQEFEREPSVDELADLVGLSPKEVRNILRISGKHISVDAPVSNDSGSDAMTMLDTLAYDGSGEEPEGDLMTESLKEEVKNGLATLSTKEVQVISAYYGLNGQQPMTLEEIGYLCDLTRERVRQIKERAIRRLRKSTNRNNLRSYLG, encoded by the coding sequence ATGAGACAGTTAAAAATAACGCAAAAAATCACAAAAAGGGATAGCCTAGCCCTTGATAAATATCTTAACGAAATTGGTAAAATAAGCTTAATTGATTCTGAAGAGGAAGCAATTTTAGCAAAAAAAATTCGCCAAGGTGACGAAGAAGCTTTGCACAAAATTACAAGAGCTAATTTACGTTTTGTAATTTCTGTAGCCAAACAGTATCAAAATCAAGGTCTTCCCCTAATTGATTTGATCAATGAAGGGAATGTGGGCTTAATCAAAGCGGCAAAACGTTTTGATGAAACAAAGGGATTTAAATTTATTTCTTATGCAGTTTGGTGGATTCGCCAGTCTATTTTGCAAGCTATTGTAGAACAGGCTCGCTTAGTTCGTTTACCACTTAATAAGATAGGAAGTAATAATAGAATTAATGAGGCATATCATTCTTTTATGCAAGAGTTTGAACGGGAGCCTAGTGTTGATGAATTGGCAGACCTTGTTGGGCTTTCCCCCAAAGAGGTTCGCAATATCTTGCGCATTAGTGGCAAGCATATTTCTGTTGACGCTCCTGTTAGTAACGATTCAGGAAGCGATGCAATGACAATGCTAGATACCTTAGCTTATGACGGTTCTGGCGAGGAGCCTGAAGGTGACTTAATGACTGAATCGCTAAAAGAAGAAGTAAAAAATGGCCTCGCTACTTTGTCTACCAAAGAGGTACAAGTTATTTCTGCTTATTATGGTCTAAATGGTCAGCAACCAATGACCTTAGAAGAAATTGGTTATTTATGCGATTTAACAAGAGAAAGAGTCCGTCAAATCAAAGAAAGAGCAATCCGTAGACTAAGAAAATCAACCAATAGAAATAACCTTCGATCTTATTTAGGATAA
- a CDS encoding class I SAM-dependent methyltransferase, with protein MGIKLEIGCGKKPREGYLTCDIRDLPEVDYVCNANKLPFEDATVDEIYSRHVIEHFTLKEFLEILEEWNRVLKIGGTIYIICPNLLWHLKQVLEGDHASFYNKSSGKNDRFWGFGSLFGWQQDEYDLHKFGYYFELLQDILLEFGFGSIENLTNSGRGLENEPWHLEVSAKKEQKSLAYQDSRFFNHFDVKH; from the coding sequence ATGGGAATTAAATTAGAAATTGGATGTGGAAAGAAGCCTAGAGAGGGCTATTTAACGTGTGACATTAGAGATTTGCCAGAAGTAGATTATGTTTGTAATGCCAATAAGTTGCCATTTGAAGATGCTACTGTCGATGAAATTTACTCTAGACATGTTATTGAACATTTTACCTTAAAAGAATTTTTGGAAATCTTAGAAGAGTGGAACAGAGTTTTAAAGATAGGTGGAACAATTTATATTATATGTCCTAATTTACTTTGGCACTTAAAGCAAGTATTAGAAGGTGATCATGCTTCCTTTTATAATAAATCTTCGGGTAAGAATGATCGCTTCTGGGGATTTGGTAGCTTATTTGGTTGGCAACAAGACGAATATGATCTGCATAAGTTTGGTTATTATTTTGAGTTGCTACAAGACATCTTATTAGAATTTGGTTTTGGATCAATTGAAAATTTAACCAATAGTGGGAGAGGGTTAGAAAATGAACCTTGGCACCTAGAAGTAAGCGCTAAAAAGGAACAAAAATCACTTGCTTATCAAGACAGTCGATTTTTTAATCACTTTGATGTGAAGCACTAG
- a CDS encoding T9SS C-terminal target domain-containing protein: protein MKVKMTLFLCFFTIHFIVGQAWQISPVANAPEPITNNAVVEGVVNGTTTYIYTFGGLDSTKLYSGIHLRSYRYNTLTNVWDTIAPLPDTLGKIAAAASRVKDKIYIIGGYHVYANGSEASSDKVHIYDVNTNAYLLDGANIPIPIDDQVQAVWRDSLIYVITGWTNSGNSPAVQIYNPSSNSWQSGTSVGNNNIFKSFGASGTIIGDTIYYFGGASMAGSFNVQTYFRRGIIDPNNPTQINWSSFTWMNAKGYRMAATTVLGDVFWLGGAAITYNYNGIAYNGSGGVAPTGRSLLYRKSNHSFEVEYGYDLPMDLRGIGNVSDTVKYLVGGMKAGQQVSTETLRLVLNPDSVLTNNTKLAMPLPISFKAVPNPAHQSLTIKIEQLPQQLEYQLMTTAGVCLRKGRIYKEETKLDLTGLVAGVYYVQLVGEHKLGGQLVVIE from the coding sequence ATGAAAGTGAAAATGACACTATTCCTTTGTTTTTTTACCATTCACTTTATTGTTGGACAAGCTTGGCAAATAAGCCCTGTAGCGAATGCTCCAGAACCGATTACCAATAATGCTGTTGTAGAGGGAGTCGTAAATGGAACAACAACTTATATTTATACTTTTGGGGGGCTGGATTCAACAAAATTATACTCAGGTATTCATTTGCGTTCTTATCGTTATAATACCTTAACTAATGTATGGGATACCATTGCGCCACTGCCAGATACTTTAGGAAAAATTGCAGCAGCAGCAAGCCGAGTAAAGGACAAAATTTATATTATTGGAGGCTATCATGTTTATGCCAATGGAAGTGAAGCTTCTTCTGATAAGGTGCATATTTATGATGTAAATACTAATGCCTATTTGTTGGATGGTGCAAATATTCCTATACCTATTGATGACCAAGTTCAAGCCGTTTGGAGAGATAGTTTGATTTATGTTATAACAGGATGGACCAATAGCGGGAATTCGCCAGCCGTTCAAATTTATAACCCTTCTTCTAATAGCTGGCAATCAGGAACCAGTGTAGGAAATAATAACATATTTAAATCCTTTGGGGCTTCAGGAACAATAATTGGCGATACCATTTATTATTTTGGTGGAGCGTCTATGGCTGGGAGTTTTAATGTACAAACGTATTTTAGGCGAGGGATTATTGACCCTAATAACCCTACACAAATTAATTGGTCTAGTTTCACTTGGATGAATGCTAAAGGCTACCGAATGGCAGCAACTACTGTTTTGGGGGATGTGTTTTGGCTGGGAGGCGCTGCGATAACTTATAATTATAATGGGATTGCCTACAATGGCTCAGGAGGTGTTGCACCAACAGGAAGAAGCTTATTGTATCGGAAATCAAATCATAGTTTTGAGGTGGAATATGGCTATGATTTACCAATGGATTTACGTGGAATTGGCAACGTAAGTGATACGGTTAAATATTTAGTTGGAGGCATGAAAGCAGGGCAGCAAGTCAGTACTGAAACACTACGTTTAGTGCTAAATCCAGATTCTGTACTAACGAATAACACCAAACTAGCAATGCCCCTTCCTATTTCTTTTAAAGCTGTTCCTAATCCAGCGCATCAATCCCTCACGATAAAAATAGAGCAACTACCCCAACAGCTAGAATATCAGTTAATGACTACTGCTGGGGTTTGTTTGCGCAAAGGAAGGATTTATAAAGAAGAAACAAAACTTGATTTAACAGGCTTAGTGGCTGGGGTCTATTATGTTCAATTAGTTGGTGAGCATAAACTTGGGGGACAGCTTGTTGTAATAGAATGA
- a CDS encoding inclusion body family protein yields MSKTINIQVTIDAVGVVNSYPNPSKDQHNPTGIGHNFGYMVATSNTISGSGTGDLNFSANVGDTVRFFGVSASDNFEDSILIYNITKYQGTNVFSEFHSQTFTKKGVSPSGPEVLPAKIANQAFWFFEADVINAGTEGYRVVFALYTRDTNGYPTLYGYFQWDPTITVNG; encoded by the coding sequence ATGAGCAAGACAATTAATATTCAGGTAACCATTGATGCAGTAGGTGTTGTTAATTCTTATCCTAATCCTAGTAAAGATCAGCACAATCCAACAGGAATTGGACATAATTTTGGCTACATGGTAGCTACTTCAAATACAATATCTGGAAGTGGAACTGGAGACTTGAATTTTTCTGCTAATGTTGGAGATACGGTTCGTTTCTTTGGTGTTTCAGCTTCAGATAATTTTGAAGATTCTATTCTTATTTACAACATCACCAAATACCAAGGTACCAATGTATTTTCTGAATTCCACAGCCAAACCTTTACTAAAAAAGGTGTTTCTCCATCTGGTCCAGAAGTGTTGCCCGCCAAGATTGCGAATCAAGCGTTTTGGTTCTTTGAAGCAGATGTTATCAATGCAGGAACAGAAGGTTATCGAGTGGTTTTTGCCCTCTACACTCGTGACACAAACGGTTACCCTACGCTCTATGGGTATTTCCAATGGGATCCTACCATTACCGTAAATGGATAA
- a CDS encoding DUF819 family protein, with protein MEPLFSNDATVFGLLMIVLAGIFYTASSDHPKWKKFYTIVPSLLLCYFLPALLNYPLGLISPEFFKGDALIAFLTERGVDLTGVDLHALSYEGIKEFLEQAGISASEYKPFVQKSKLYFVASRYLLPASLILLCLSIDFKGIKKLGPKALIMFFAATVGIILGGPIALLVTSYIFPNLVSVSPDELWRGLSTVAGSWIGGGANQTAMKEIFKVSDNLFATMIIVDVVVANIWMGFLLYGANISEKIDEKLQADASAIEELKQSVSDYRASVEQMPTTTSSFLLVGLAFGGVGLAHWGADIIVPWMGKYSATLESLRLNSLLSGFFWLIVISTTVGLILSFTKARKLEGVGASRMGSVFIYILVATIGMKMNLGEVWENIGLFAIGITWMLVHVAILLITAKIIRAPFFFVAVGSQANIGGAASAPIVASAFSPALAPVGVLMAVLGYALGTYGAIICAMLMQACT; from the coding sequence ATGGAACCACTTTTCAGCAATGATGCTACTGTATTTGGCTTACTAATGATTGTGCTAGCAGGAATTTTTTACACTGCTAGTTCTGACCACCCAAAATGGAAGAAATTTTATACCATTGTTCCCTCTCTCCTACTTTGTTATTTTTTACCCGCATTACTCAATTATCCACTAGGATTAATTTCTCCTGAGTTTTTTAAAGGGGATGCACTCATAGCGTTTTTGACAGAAAGAGGCGTTGATTTAACAGGAGTTGACTTGCACGCCCTTTCTTATGAAGGGATTAAAGAGTTTTTGGAACAAGCTGGCATTTCTGCAAGTGAGTACAAACCATTTGTCCAAAAATCAAAACTCTATTTTGTTGCTTCTCGCTATTTATTGCCTGCCAGTTTAATTTTGCTTTGCTTAAGCATTGATTTTAAAGGAATCAAAAAACTAGGTCCTAAAGCATTGATCATGTTTTTTGCGGCTACCGTTGGTATTATATTGGGGGGACCTATTGCACTTCTAGTGACCTCTTATATCTTTCCCAATCTAGTAAGTGTTAGCCCTGATGAATTATGGAGAGGGCTCTCTACCGTAGCAGGTAGCTGGATTGGAGGTGGAGCCAATCAGACCGCTATGAAAGAAATTTTTAAGGTTAGTGACAACCTCTTTGCTACTATGATTATCGTGGATGTGGTGGTCGCTAATATTTGGATGGGCTTCTTGTTATACGGGGCTAATATCTCTGAAAAGATTGATGAAAAATTGCAAGCGGATGCTTCTGCAATTGAAGAACTCAAACAAAGCGTAAGTGACTATCGTGCTAGCGTTGAACAAATGCCTACAACTACCTCTAGTTTTCTTTTGGTGGGGCTTGCCTTTGGAGGCGTTGGTCTAGCACACTGGGGCGCTGACATTATTGTCCCTTGGATGGGAAAATACAGTGCAACACTCGAAAGCCTTCGTCTAAATTCTCTACTGTCTGGTTTCTTTTGGTTAATCGTAATATCTACAACTGTTGGTTTGATCCTTTCATTTACCAAAGCACGAAAATTGGAAGGAGTCGGAGCTTCTAGAATGGGGTCTGTGTTTATTTATATTTTGGTTGCAACCATTGGTATGAAAATGAACCTTGGAGAAGTTTGGGAAAACATAGGCTTATTTGCTATTGGTATTACTTGGATGTTGGTTCATGTTGCCATTCTATTAATAACGGCCAAAATAATAAGAGCGCCCTTCTTTTTTGTTGCAGTAGGTAGTCAAGCCAATATAGGCGGTGCTGCTTCTGCGCCAATTGTAGCCTCTGCGTTTAGTCCTGCGTTGGCTCCTGTAGGTGTATTAATGGCTGTTTTGGGATATGCACTTGGTACCTATGGCGCCATCATTTGTGCAATGTTGATGCAAGCTTGTACCTAA
- a CDS encoding histidine decarboxylase: protein MVKTISTQNIDRLNKLKKEVEQARDSFLGYPVSKDFDYSELYDFLEFPINNLGDPFENSTYKVQTHEMEREIVTFFAKLFRAQPNDYWGYVTNGGSESNLYGLYLAREIYPKAMVYYSESTHYSVRKNLHLLNIPSIVIRAKENGEIDYEDFENTVQLNRHKPAIVLTTFGTTMKEAKDDVSKIKAILKKLAIQNHYIHCDAALSGTYGAFMKPRIPFDFADGADSISISGHKFIGSPIPSGVIITKRSHRDKISKGISYIGSLDTTITGSRNGHCPLFLWYALKKLGLEGLKKRYAHSLEIAEYCKNKLNEIGVNAWTNPGAITVVFPKTSKAVKSKWQLATEEAVTHIICMPNVTKTQIDEFIKDVATSKEQEEEEKMSFDF, encoded by the coding sequence ATGGTTAAAACAATATCAACTCAGAATATAGACCGATTAAATAAGCTCAAAAAAGAAGTAGAGCAGGCTAGAGATTCCTTTTTAGGGTACCCTGTTTCTAAAGATTTTGATTATTCGGAATTGTACGATTTTTTAGAGTTTCCCATTAATAACTTAGGAGATCCTTTTGAGAATAGCACTTACAAAGTTCAGACGCATGAAATGGAGCGAGAAATTGTAACCTTTTTTGCAAAACTATTTAGAGCACAACCGAATGATTATTGGGGCTATGTTACCAATGGTGGCTCCGAAAGTAATTTATACGGTCTTTATTTGGCTAGAGAGATTTATCCCAAGGCAATGGTCTATTATTCAGAGTCTACCCATTATAGTGTGCGAAAAAATCTACACCTGCTAAATATACCTAGCATTGTGATTCGGGCTAAAGAGAATGGCGAAATTGATTATGAGGATTTTGAAAATACGGTTCAATTAAACCGCCATAAACCTGCTATTGTTCTGACTACTTTTGGGACAACAATGAAAGAAGCCAAGGATGATGTTTCTAAAATAAAAGCCATTTTAAAAAAACTGGCGATTCAGAATCATTACATTCATTGTGATGCTGCTTTATCTGGAACTTATGGTGCGTTTATGAAGCCACGGATTCCCTTCGATTTTGCAGATGGGGCAGATAGTATTTCTATTAGTGGGCACAAATTTATAGGTTCCCCTATTCCTTCTGGTGTAATTATCACAAAACGATCGCATCGGGATAAGATTTCAAAAGGGATATCTTATATAGGTTCTTTGGATACCACCATAACGGGGTCTCGTAATGGGCATTGTCCTTTATTTTTGTGGTATGCGCTCAAAAAATTGGGATTAGAAGGACTTAAAAAGCGTTATGCACACAGTTTGGAAATAGCTGAGTATTGCAAAAACAAACTAAACGAAATAGGGGTAAATGCATGGACAAACCCAGGAGCAATTACAGTTGTGTTCCCAAAAACTTCTAAGGCTGTTAAATCAAAATGGCAATTGGCGACAGAGGAAGCAGTTACGCATATTATTTGTATGCCCAATGTGACTAAAACCCAAATAGATGAATTTATTAAGGATGTAGCGACTAGTAAGGAACAAGAGGAAGAAGAAAAAATGTCCTTTGATTTTTGA
- a CDS encoding Lrp/AsnC family transcriptional regulator, which translates to MDQIDKKILMLLQKNAKQNTKEIANQIGLTVSPTFERIKKLEQQGFIKAYVALLDRVKIGKALMAYCQISLFKHSKELIDNFRKEMAVLPEVLVCLHVSGNYDFLLEVAVNDMNEYQAFVVEKLSIVDGISNIQSSFVMEVIKDETAYSL; encoded by the coding sequence ATGGATCAAATAGATAAAAAGATATTGATGCTATTGCAAAAAAATGCAAAGCAAAACACCAAAGAAATTGCGAATCAGATTGGTCTAACGGTCTCTCCGACCTTTGAACGAATAAAAAAATTGGAACAGCAGGGTTTTATAAAAGCCTATGTGGCTCTATTGGATCGGGTCAAAATAGGAAAGGCTCTAATGGCTTATTGTCAAATATCCTTATTTAAGCATTCCAAAGAGCTGATTGATAACTTTAGAAAAGAAATGGCTGTTTTGCCAGAAGTCTTGGTTTGTCTTCATGTCTCTGGCAATTATGATTTTTTATTGGAGGTAGCCGTAAATGATATGAACGAATATCAAGCTTTTGTTGTAGAAAAGCTATCCATTGTAGATGGGATTTCTAATATACAGAGTTCTTTTGTTATGGAAGTAATCAAGGATGAGACGGCTTATTCGCTTTAA
- a CDS encoding S8/S53 family peptidase, whose amino-acid sequence MYKLLCLFIICTFPYLILAQHVRTNTPEELIVMLNPGVEMETILSDIPQRSTAFQYKKRLSKSLNIHLIVSNDLASISPQLSQHPAVRAIQKNQVIQWRNQPNDLYYDSQWALDSINAPEAWNYTTGGLSPNGDSIVCAVVDGSFDVNHEDLKDNLWHNHAEIPNNQIDDDQNGFVDDYTGWQVVFNTDRHDYGSISNHGTSVLGIIGAKGNNSSGTTGINWDIRLMLISAHTANEITKISNVIESYSYILDMRRKYNQSNGQAGAFVVSTNSSWGIDFAWAEDHPIWCALYDSMGAVGILSVAATTNTDNDIDRYGDMPCSCGSEYLLGVSESSREDRQVAGYGYQSIDLFAPAESKSTRWSNKYGDFGGTSGAAPHVAGAIALLYSYPNSDWASMIRQSPQKAASLVKSILLNSVDKKETFKKSVSGGRLNLGRAMQQLAEYFERPEQGQLLNLYPSPTSRLLTIKAALANEGRHPVRVYNSIGQPVAIWELENSSPTIRYWHFDVSHLARGMYTVELDTGSKKYSQKFIKY is encoded by the coding sequence ATGTACAAACTATTATGCCTGTTTATTATTTGTACGTTCCCCTATCTTATTCTTGCTCAACATGTTCGCACGAACACTCCTGAAGAATTAATTGTTATGCTAAATCCAGGAGTCGAAATGGAAACCATTTTATCGGATATTCCTCAACGTTCTACAGCATTTCAATATAAAAAAAGACTCTCTAAATCGCTAAACATCCACTTGATTGTTAGTAATGATTTAGCCAGCATTAGCCCACAACTAAGTCAGCATCCTGCTGTTCGGGCGATCCAAAAAAACCAAGTAATCCAATGGCGCAACCAGCCTAATGATCTGTATTATGATAGCCAGTGGGCCTTAGATAGCATCAACGCTCCAGAAGCATGGAATTATACAACAGGAGGCCTTTCGCCCAATGGCGATAGCATTGTTTGTGCCGTTGTTGATGGCTCTTTTGATGTTAATCACGAAGATCTAAAAGACAATTTGTGGCACAACCATGCCGAAATTCCCAACAATCAAATCGATGATGATCAAAATGGTTTTGTAGATGACTATACGGGCTGGCAAGTTGTATTTAATACCGACCGCCATGATTATGGAAGTATTAGCAATCACGGTACTTCTGTTCTAGGAATTATAGGAGCAAAGGGCAATAATAGCAGCGGAACGACAGGAATCAATTGGGACATACGCTTAATGCTAATAAGCGCTCATACGGCCAATGAAATCACTAAAATTTCGAATGTTATAGAAAGCTACTCTTACATTCTAGATATGCGAAGAAAATACAATCAATCCAATGGTCAAGCGGGCGCTTTTGTCGTCAGTACGAATTCGTCTTGGGGAATTGATTTTGCTTGGGCAGAAGATCATCCTATTTGGTGCGCTTTATACGACTCAATGGGGGCTGTTGGTATTCTTAGTGTTGCAGCAACAACCAATACGGACAATGACATTGATCGCTATGGAGACATGCCTTGTTCCTGTGGTTCTGAATATTTATTGGGAGTTAGCGAGAGTTCAAGAGAGGATCGGCAGGTTGCTGGTTATGGTTATCAATCAATCGATCTTTTTGCTCCTGCTGAAAGCAAAAGTACTCGATGGAGCAATAAATATGGTGATTTTGGAGGCACTTCTGGTGCTGCACCTCATGTTGCGGGGGCGATTGCCTTGCTTTATAGTTATCCCAATTCGGATTGGGCAAGCATGATACGGCAGTCTCCTCAAAAAGCAGCAAGCTTAGTTAAGTCTATTTTGCTAAATAGTGTTGACAAAAAAGAAACCTTTAAAAAATCTGTTTCTGGTGGACGGCTTAATTTGGGTCGTGCTATGCAACAATTAGCAGAGTATTTTGAGCGCCCAGAACAAGGACAATTGTTAAATCTTTACCCCTCTCCTACTTCCAGACTATTAACGATAAAAGCAGCGCTAGCCAATGAAGGCCGCCACCCCGTCCGAGTTTACAACTCTATTGGGCAACCTGTAGCTATTTGGGAACTAGAAAATAGCAGTCCGACTATTCGTTATTGGCATTTTGATGTCTCTCATTTGGCGAGGGGTATGTACACCGTAGAATTAGATACAGGTTCTAAAAAGTATAGCCAAAAATTTATAAAGTACTAA
- a CDS encoding type B 50S ribosomal protein L31, protein MKKDIHPASNRMVCFKDISTDTTFLMHSSAPSNENVEIDGTEYPLVKVEISSASHPFYTGKMQFVDTAGRIDKFNKKFAKFDKYMVKKED, encoded by the coding sequence ATGAAAAAAGATATCCATCCAGCAAGTAATCGTATGGTATGTTTCAAAGACATTTCTACAGACACTACTTTTTTAATGCATTCTTCTGCACCTTCTAATGAGAATGTTGAAATTGATGGTACTGAATATCCGTTGGTAAAAGTAGAGATTAGCTCAGCTTCTCACCCTTTTTACACTGGTAAAATGCAGTTTGTAGATACTGCAGGTCGTATCGACAAATTCAATAAGAAATTTGCGAAATTCGACAAGTATATGGTTAAAAAAGAAGACTAA
- a CDS encoding class I SAM-dependent methyltransferase, whose protein sequence is MDYKDYQAGQTADNFWFRAKYKLIHLLMEKNCKKQGGEPLKILSIGTGTGDDLKILKSFGNNYVTDILPEALAIVPDEVCFEKRIADACDLPYEDNFFDIVVSFDVFEHIEGDKKAVSEVYRVLKKGGSLVYSVPAGPGLFSSHDVALEHYRRYNKKMVKELFSNFDQVKTYSWNTLLYPLIALSRIKNKNAAPRVDHPKFPAFIDNLFYYLLCFDNFLIKRGLTLPVGISITGWCKK, encoded by the coding sequence ATGGATTATAAAGACTATCAAGCTGGGCAAACTGCCGATAATTTTTGGTTTAGAGCTAAATACAAATTGATTCATTTATTAATGGAGAAAAATTGTAAAAAGCAGGGAGGGGAACCTCTAAAGATTTTGAGCATTGGAACAGGAACAGGGGATGACTTAAAAATTCTTAAAAGTTTTGGAAACAATTATGTAACCGATATTCTTCCTGAAGCGTTGGCTATTGTACCCGATGAGGTCTGTTTTGAAAAACGGATAGCTGATGCTTGTGATTTGCCTTATGAGGACAATTTTTTTGATATTGTCGTCTCTTTTGATGTCTTTGAACATATCGAAGGAGATAAAAAAGCGGTGAGTGAAGTGTATCGAGTGCTCAAAAAAGGTGGCTCATTGGTTTATTCTGTCCCCGCAGGTCCAGGGCTTTTTAGCAGCCATGATGTGGCTTTGGAACATTACCGTCGATACAATAAAAAAATGGTAAAAGAGTTGTTCTCTAATTTTGATCAAGTAAAAACCTATTCTTGGAACACGTTGTTGTATCCATTAATTGCCTTGTCTCGTATCAAAAACAAAAATGCTGCGCCTAGGGTCGATCATCCTAAATTTCCAGCTTTTATTGACAACTTGTTTTATTATTTATTGTGTTTTGACAACTTTTTGATCAAACGAGGGCTTACCTTGCCAGTAGGAATTAGTATTACTGGTTGGTGCAAAAAATAA